In the genome of Streptomyces sp. V2I9, one region contains:
- a CDS encoding CDP-alcohol phosphatidyltransferase family protein: MRRPSVAELRPVVHPPGVKDRRSGEHWAGRMYMREVSLRVDRYLVNTRVTPNQVTYVMTLAGALAAPALLVPGIPGAVLGVLMVQLYLLFDCVDGELARWKKQYSLSGVYLDRVAAYLCDAAVLVGLGLRAADIWGEGRIDWLWAFLGTLAALGAILIKAETDLVGVARHQGGLPPVKEAASEPRSSGMALARRAAAALKFHRLILGIEASLVILVVAVVDAIGGDLFYTRLTVAVMAGIALLQTLLHLVSVLASSRLK, from the coding sequence ATGCGACGACCATCAGTAGCTGAACTCCGTCCGGTCGTGCACCCGCCGGGGGTGAAGGACCGGCGCAGCGGCGAGCACTGGGCCGGGCGCATGTACATGCGCGAGGTCTCGCTGCGGGTGGACCGCTACCTGGTCAACACCAGGGTCACCCCGAACCAGGTCACGTACGTGATGACGCTGGCCGGCGCCCTGGCGGCGCCGGCGCTGCTGGTGCCGGGCATCCCCGGCGCCGTGCTCGGTGTGCTGATGGTCCAGCTCTACCTGCTGTTCGACTGCGTGGACGGCGAGCTGGCCCGCTGGAAGAAGCAGTACTCGCTCAGCGGGGTCTACCTGGACCGGGTCGCCGCCTACCTCTGCGACGCGGCGGTGCTGGTCGGTCTCGGCCTGCGCGCCGCCGACATCTGGGGCGAGGGCCGGATCGACTGGCTCTGGGCCTTCCTCGGGACCCTCGCCGCGCTCGGCGCGATCCTGATCAAGGCCGAGACGGACCTGGTGGGTGTGGCCCGGCACCAGGGCGGGCTGCCGCCGGTCAAGGAGGCCGCCTCCGAGCCGCGCTCCTCCGGGATGGCGCTGGCCCGCAGGGCCGCGGCGGCGCTCAAGTTCCACCGGCTGATCCTCGGCATCGAGGCGTCGCTGGTGATCCTCGTGGTGGCCGTCGTGGACGCGATCGGGGGGGACCTGTTCTACACCCGCCTCACCGTGGCCGTGATGGCCGGCATCGCGCTGCTGCAGACCCTGCTGCACCTGGTCTCCGTCCTGGCGTCCAGCAGGCTGAAGTGA
- a CDS encoding iron-containing alcohol dehydrogenase family protein → MPVLTRLIPSPVVVDIRRGAMDDLAGLLADQRISSSGKLAIAISDGSGRALRERLAPVLPGADWYPVSDGTIDSAVKLADGIKGNRYDAVVGLGGGKIIDVAKYAAARVGLPLVAVATNLSHDGLCSPVATLDNDNGRGSYGVPTPIAVVIDLDVIREAPARYVRSGIGDAISNISCVADWELAHEVNGEEIDGLAAAMARQAGEAVLRHPGGVGDDAFLKVLAEGLVLTGISMSVAGDSRPASGACHEINHAFDLLYPQRAASHGEQVGLGACFAMHLRGARQEALLMASILRRHGLPVLPQEIGFSVDEFVEAVAYAPQTRPGRFTILEHLNLSTDQIRDAYADYATTISS, encoded by the coding sequence GTGCCAGTACTGACCCGGCTCATTCCGTCCCCGGTCGTCGTCGACATCCGACGCGGCGCCATGGACGATCTGGCGGGTCTCCTGGCCGATCAGCGGATCTCCTCCTCGGGCAAGCTCGCCATCGCCATCAGCGACGGTTCCGGGCGCGCCCTGCGGGAAAGGCTCGCCCCGGTCCTGCCGGGCGCCGACTGGTACCCGGTGTCCGACGGCACGATCGACTCCGCGGTGAAGCTCGCCGACGGCATCAAGGGCAACCGGTACGACGCCGTGGTCGGTCTCGGCGGCGGCAAGATCATCGACGTGGCGAAGTACGCCGCGGCGCGGGTCGGGCTGCCCCTGGTCGCCGTCGCGACGAACCTCTCGCACGACGGACTGTGCTCGCCGGTCGCCACGCTGGACAACGACAACGGGCGCGGCTCCTACGGGGTCCCCACCCCGATCGCCGTGGTCATCGACCTCGACGTGATCCGTGAGGCGCCCGCCCGGTACGTCCGCTCCGGCATCGGCGACGCGATCTCGAACATCTCCTGCGTCGCCGACTGGGAGCTGGCCCACGAGGTCAACGGCGAGGAGATCGACGGTCTGGCGGCCGCGATGGCCCGCCAGGCGGGCGAGGCCGTGCTGCGCCACCCCGGCGGCGTGGGCGACGACGCCTTCCTGAAGGTGCTGGCCGAGGGGCTCGTGCTGACCGGCATCTCGATGTCGGTCGCGGGCGACTCGCGTCCGGCGTCCGGCGCCTGCCACGAGATCAACCACGCCTTCGACCTGCTGTACCCCCAGCGCGCGGCGAGCCACGGTGAGCAGGTCGGCCTCGGCGCCTGCTTCGCCATGCACCTGCGCGGCGCCCGCCAGGAGGCCCTCCTGATGGCGTCGATACTGCGCCGCCACGGCCTGCCGGTGCTGCCGCAGGAGATCGGGTTCAGCGTCGACGAGTTCGTGGAGGCCGTCGCCTACGCGCCGCAGACGCGTCCGGGACGCTTCACGATCCTGGAACACCTCAACCTGTCCACCGACCAGATCAGGGACGCGTACGCCGACTATGCGACGACCATCAGTAGCTGA
- a CDS encoding phosphocholine cytidylyltransferase family protein translates to MIGLVLAAGAGRRLRPYTDTLPKALVPVDGDKTVLDLTLANFAEVGLTEVAIVVGYRKEAVYARKAELEATYGLTLTLIDNDKAEEWNNAYSLWCARDVIKRGVILANGDTVHPVSVEKTLLDARGKGQKIILALDTEKSLADEEMKVITEEGKGVRRITKLMDPATATGEYIGVTLIEAEAAEELADALKTTFERDPDLYYEDGYQELVNRGFTVDVAPIGTVTWVEIDNHDDLAKGREIACQY, encoded by the coding sequence ATGATCGGCCTCGTACTGGCAGCCGGTGCAGGACGACGTCTGCGCCCCTACACGGACACGCTCCCCAAGGCGCTCGTCCCTGTCGACGGCGACAAGACGGTCCTCGACCTCACGCTGGCCAACTTCGCCGAGGTCGGGCTCACCGAGGTCGCGATCGTCGTCGGCTACCGCAAGGAGGCCGTCTACGCCCGCAAGGCCGAGCTGGAGGCGACCTACGGCCTCACCCTCACGCTGATCGACAACGACAAGGCCGAGGAGTGGAACAACGCCTACTCCCTGTGGTGCGCCCGTGACGTCATCAAGCGCGGTGTGATCCTCGCCAACGGCGACACCGTCCACCCGGTCTCCGTCGAGAAGACCCTCCTGGACGCCCGCGGCAAGGGCCAGAAGATCATCCTCGCCCTGGACACCGAGAAGAGCCTCGCCGACGAGGAGATGAAGGTCATCACCGAGGAGGGCAAGGGCGTCCGGCGCATCACCAAGCTGATGGACCCGGCCACCGCGACCGGTGAGTACATCGGTGTCACCCTCATCGAGGCCGAGGCCGCCGAGGAGCTGGCGGACGCGCTGAAGACCACCTTCGAGCGCGACCCCGACCTCTACTACGAGGACGGCTACCAGGAGCTGGTCAACCGCGGCTTCACCGTGGACGTCGCCCCCATCGGCACCGTCACCTGGGTCGAGATCGACAACCACGACGACCTCGCCAAGGGCCGGGAGATCGCGTGCCAGTACTGA
- a CDS encoding glycosyltransferase family 2 protein — translation MKLGAVIITMGNRPDELRALLDSVAAQHGDRIEVVVVGNGAPVPDVPAGVRTVELPENLGIPGGRNVGIEAFGPCGADVDALLFLDDDGLLPNRDTAELCRQAFAADPELGIVTFRITDPGTGATQRRHVPRLRAADPLRSSRVTTFLGGANAVRTRVIAEVGPLPAEFFYAHEETDLAWRALDAGWMIDYRADMVLHHPTTAPSRHAVYHRMVARNRVWLARRNLPGPLIPLYLGVWLLLTLVRRPSPPALKAWFGGFREGWSAPCGPRRPMRWRTVWRLTRLGRPPVI, via the coding sequence ATGAAACTGGGTGCGGTGATCATCACCATGGGCAACCGCCCGGACGAACTCCGCGCCCTCCTCGATTCGGTCGCCGCCCAGCACGGTGACCGGATCGAGGTCGTGGTGGTCGGCAACGGCGCCCCGGTCCCGGACGTGCCCGCGGGGGTACGCACCGTGGAGCTGCCCGAGAACCTGGGCATCCCCGGCGGCCGCAACGTCGGCATCGAGGCGTTCGGCCCCTGCGGGGCGGACGTGGACGCGCTGCTCTTCCTGGACGACGACGGGCTGCTCCCGAACCGGGACACCGCCGAGCTGTGCCGGCAGGCGTTCGCGGCGGACCCGGAGCTCGGGATCGTCACCTTCCGCATCACCGACCCCGGCACCGGGGCCACCCAGCGGCGGCACGTGCCCCGGCTGCGGGCCGCCGACCCGCTGCGCTCCTCGCGCGTCACGACCTTCCTGGGCGGCGCCAACGCCGTACGGACACGGGTCATCGCCGAGGTGGGCCCGCTTCCCGCGGAATTCTTCTACGCCCACGAGGAGACGGACCTCGCCTGGCGGGCGCTGGACGCGGGCTGGATGATCGACTACCGCGCGGACATGGTGCTGCACCACCCCACCACCGCCCCGTCCCGGCACGCGGTCTACCACCGCATGGTGGCCCGCAACCGGGTCTGGCTCGCCCGCCGCAATCTGCCCGGTCCGCTGATCCCCCTCTACCTGGGGGTCTGGCTGCTGCTGACCCTGGTCAGGCGCCCGTCGCCACCCGCGCTCAAGGCATGGTTCGGCGGATTCCGGGAAGGCTGGTCGGCCCCCTGCGGACCTCGTCGCCCGATGAGGTGGCGTACGGTATGGCGGCTGACGAGGCTGGGCCGCCCTCCGGTCATCTGA
- the hpnD gene encoding presqualene diphosphate synthase HpnD encodes MSPPVQAAYSYCEAVTGRQARNFAYGIRLLPNEKRQAMSALYAFSRRVDDIGDGELDPETKRTRLESTRELLERIRKDAVDEDDTDPVAVALADAARRFPLPLSGLDELIDGVLMDVRGATYETWDDLKTYCRCVAGAIGRLSLGVFGTAPGARGAERAAEYADTLGLALQLTNILRDVREDAANGRTYLPADDLAKFGCSDGFHRTTPPPGSDFAGLVHFEVRRARALFAEGYRLLPMLDRRSGACVAAMAGIYRRLLDRIERDPEAVLRGRVSLPGHEKAYVAVRGLSGMDARHISRLTARGRA; translated from the coding sequence ATGTCGCCGCCGGTGCAGGCCGCATACAGCTACTGCGAGGCCGTCACCGGCCGGCAGGCCCGTAACTTCGCGTACGGCATCAGGCTGCTGCCGAACGAGAAGCGGCAGGCGATGTCGGCGCTGTACGCCTTCTCCCGCCGCGTCGACGACATCGGCGACGGGGAACTGGACCCGGAGACCAAGCGGACCCGGCTGGAGAGCACCCGTGAGCTGCTGGAGCGCATCCGCAAGGACGCCGTCGACGAGGACGACACCGACCCGGTGGCCGTCGCGCTGGCCGACGCCGCCCGCCGCTTCCCGCTCCCGCTCAGCGGGCTCGACGAGCTGATCGACGGCGTCCTGATGGACGTGCGCGGCGCGACCTACGAGACCTGGGACGACCTCAAGACCTACTGCCGCTGCGTCGCCGGAGCCATCGGACGCCTCAGCCTCGGTGTCTTCGGCACCGCGCCCGGCGCCCGCGGGGCCGAGCGCGCCGCGGAGTACGCCGACACCCTCGGCCTCGCCCTCCAGCTCACCAACATCCTGCGCGACGTTCGCGAGGACGCCGCCAACGGACGCACCTACCTGCCCGCCGACGACCTGGCGAAGTTCGGCTGCTCGGACGGCTTCCACCGCACCACCCCGCCCCCCGGCTCCGACTTCGCCGGCCTCGTCCACTTCGAGGTCCGCCGCGCCCGCGCCCTGTTCGCCGAGGGCTACCGGCTGCTGCCGATGCTCGACCGCCGCAGCGGCGCCTGCGTCGCCGCGATGGCCGGGATCTACCGCCGCCTCCTCGACCGGATCGAACGCGACCCCGAGGCCGTCCTGCGCGGCCGGGTCTCGCTGCCCGGCCACGAGAAGGCGTACGTCGCGGTGCGCGGCCTGTCGGGCATGGATGCCCGCCACATCTCCCGGCTCACCGCCAGGGGGCGTGCCTGA
- the hpnC gene encoding squalene synthase HpnC, translating to MTSTPDARTGAATLGKAADENFPVAPFFLPRAWRDDLMAVYGFARLVDDIGDGDLAPGGADARHLGLEPERGDDRLALLDALETDLHRVFATTGGPRHPLLRGLRPTVRRRSLTPEPFLGLIEANRQDQKIRRYGTYAELVSYCELSANPVGRLVLALTGTSSPDRIRRSDAVCTALQIVEHLQDVAEDLERDRIYLPAEDMERFRVTESDLAAPSAGASVRALIAYEAQRASELLDEGPPLVGSVDGRLKLLLAGFVGGGRAALAAISAAGFDVLPGPPGPTKPRLLREVGIVLNRARGER from the coding sequence GTGACCTCCACCCCCGACGCGCGCACCGGCGCCGCCACGCTCGGCAAGGCCGCGGACGAGAACTTCCCCGTGGCCCCCTTCTTCCTGCCCCGCGCCTGGCGCGACGACCTGATGGCGGTCTACGGATTCGCCCGGCTCGTCGACGACATCGGCGACGGCGACCTCGCCCCCGGCGGCGCCGACGCCCGCCACCTCGGCCTGGAGCCGGAGCGGGGCGACGACCGCCTCGCCCTGCTCGACGCCCTGGAGACCGACCTCCACCGGGTCTTCGCCACCACCGGCGGACCGCGCCATCCGCTGCTGCGCGGCCTGCGACCGACCGTGCGGCGCCGGTCGCTCACCCCCGAGCCCTTCCTCGGCCTGATCGAGGCCAACCGCCAGGACCAGAAGATCCGCCGCTACGGCACCTACGCCGAGCTGGTCTCCTACTGCGAGCTTTCGGCCAATCCGGTCGGCCGCCTGGTCCTCGCCCTCACCGGCACGTCGAGCCCGGACCGCATCCGCCGCTCCGACGCCGTCTGCACCGCGCTCCAGATCGTCGAGCACCTCCAGGACGTGGCCGAGGACCTGGAACGCGACCGGATCTACCTGCCCGCCGAGGACATGGAACGCTTCCGGGTCACCGAATCCGACCTGGCCGCCCCGTCCGCCGGAGCCTCCGTCCGCGCCCTGATCGCGTACGAGGCACAGCGCGCGAGCGAACTGCTGGACGAAGGCCCCCCACTGGTGGGCAGCGTCGACGGCAGGCTGAAGCTGCTCCTCGCCGGATTCGTCGGAGGGGGCCGCGCCGCACTGGCCGCGATCTCGGCCGCCGGGTTCGACGTCCTGCCCGGACCACCCGGACCGACCAAGCCCCGGCTGCTGCGGGAAGTGGGAATCGTCTTGAACCGAGCGCGTGGAGAGAGGTGA
- a CDS encoding ABC transporter ATP-binding protein, with protein sequence MAEDNAQGRVPTVIADDVHIVYRVNGTGGGRGSATAALSRMLRRGKGEERGVRKVHAVRGVSFTAYRGEAIGLIGTNGSGKSTLLRAIAGLLPTESGHVYTDGQPSLLGVNAALMSDLTGERNVVLGGLAMGMSRDEIRERYQEIVDFSGINEKGDFITLPMRTYSSGMAARLRFSIAAAKNHDVLMIDEALATGDRKFRVRSEERIRELRKEAGTVFLVSHNNKSIRDTCDRALWLEKGELLMDGPTEEVLKAYERETGK encoded by the coding sequence GTGGCTGAGGACAACGCACAGGGGCGCGTCCCCACGGTGATCGCCGACGACGTGCACATCGTGTACCGGGTCAACGGCACGGGCGGCGGCCGGGGCAGCGCCACCGCCGCGCTGAGCCGCATGCTGCGGCGCGGCAAGGGCGAGGAGCGTGGCGTACGGAAGGTGCACGCCGTACGCGGCGTCTCCTTCACCGCCTACCGCGGCGAGGCCATCGGTCTCATCGGCACCAACGGCTCCGGCAAGTCGACGCTGCTGCGGGCCATCGCCGGACTGCTGCCGACCGAATCGGGCCATGTGTACACGGACGGGCAGCCCTCGCTGCTCGGGGTGAACGCGGCGCTGATGAGCGACCTGACCGGTGAGCGCAACGTCGTGCTCGGCGGTCTGGCGATGGGGATGAGCCGCGACGAGATCCGCGAGCGGTACCAGGAGATCGTGGACTTCTCCGGGATCAACGAGAAGGGCGACTTCATCACCCTGCCGATGCGGACGTACTCCTCCGGCATGGCGGCGCGGCTGCGCTTCTCGATCGCCGCCGCCAAGAACCACGACGTCCTCATGATCGACGAGGCGCTGGCCACCGGTGACCGCAAGTTCCGGGTCCGCTCCGAGGAGCGCATCCGCGAGCTGCGCAAGGAGGCGGGCACCGTCTTCCTGGTCAGCCACAACAACAAGTCGATCAGGGACACCTGCGACCGTGCGCTGTGGCTGGAGAAGGGCGAACTCCTGATGGACGGCCCCACCGAGGAAGTCCTCAAGGCGTACGAGCGCGAGACGGGCAAATAG
- a CDS encoding ABC transporter permease, which yields MSDTTHDGGVALGTPPSADEGLDAAQLAAKYGLTVSGARPGLFEYMRQLWGRRHFILAFSRAKLTAQYSQAKLGQLWQVVTPLLNAAVYYLIFGLILGTREGISHDVFVPFLVTGVFVFTFTQSSVMAGVRSISGNLGLVRALHFPRASLPISFSLQQLQQLLFSMIVLVAVAVIFGSYPSLSWLLVIPALLLQFVFNTGLALVMARLGSKTPDLAQLMPFVMRTWMYASGVMFSIPVMLKDKPAWIADVLQYNPAAVYMDLVRFALIDGYGSENLPDHVWAVGLGWAVLLGVVGFVYFWKAEERYGRG from the coding sequence GTGAGTGACACGACCCACGACGGTGGGGTAGCCCTCGGGACCCCGCCGTCCGCCGACGAGGGCCTCGACGCGGCCCAGCTGGCCGCCAAGTACGGCCTGACCGTGAGTGGCGCCCGTCCCGGACTGTTCGAATACATGCGACAGCTCTGGGGCCGACGCCACTTCATCCTGGCTTTCTCCCGGGCGAAACTGACCGCGCAGTACAGCCAGGCGAAGCTCGGCCAGCTGTGGCAAGTGGTCACGCCCTTGCTGAACGCGGCGGTCTATTACCTGATCTTCGGGCTGATCCTGGGAACCAGGGAGGGGATCTCCCACGACGTCTTCGTGCCGTTCCTGGTCACCGGCGTCTTCGTCTTCACCTTCACCCAGAGTTCCGTGATGGCGGGCGTCCGGTCGATCTCCGGCAACCTCGGTCTCGTCCGGGCCCTCCACTTCCCGCGGGCCTCGCTCCCCATCTCCTTCTCCCTCCAGCAGCTCCAGCAGCTGCTGTTCTCGATGATCGTGCTGGTCGCGGTCGCCGTCATCTTCGGCAGCTACCCCTCGCTGTCGTGGCTCCTGGTGATCCCCGCCCTCCTGCTCCAGTTCGTCTTCAACACCGGTCTGGCCCTCGTCATGGCGCGGCTCGGCTCCAAGACCCCCGACCTCGCGCAGCTGATGCCGTTCGTCATGCGGACCTGGATGTACGCCTCGGGCGTCATGTTCTCCATCCCGGTGATGCTGAAGGACAAGCCGGCCTGGATCGCCGACGTGCTCCAGTACAACCCGGCGGCGGTCTACATGGACCTGGTCCGCTTCGCCCTGATCGACGGCTACGGCTCCGAGAACCTGCCCGACCACGTCTGGGCCGTCGGCCTGGGCTGGGCGGTGCTGCTGGGCGTCGTGGGATTCGTGTACTTCTGGAAGGCAGAGGAACGGTACGGCCGTGGCTGA